One window of the Salvia splendens isolate huo1 chromosome 1, SspV2, whole genome shotgun sequence genome contains the following:
- the LOC121793775 gene encoding uncharacterized protein LOC121793775 yields the protein MVMEVVHEDMGEGSMQCTNHPYKNSTSGGICAACLQEKLGKLVSSPFPVAIFPSSSSSSSSRSDFAAGDQPRQLAPSSAKASEDGSSGECNYYSRRSRLPFVLTQKKKSKKDGGVAVGGSDSGSIVFKRSKSTATPRRGMHFLDENFSDDYSPHRRGFWSFLYMSKHSSVKKSEKDSNFSTVGSSSVNGGGGVGSNSGGGGGIRPREKKGEDFVVVDKNGAPDQSAYDGKVSRSRSVGCGSRSFSGDFFERISTGFGDCTLRRVESQREGKPKAQSVDRMNGQDCIKERVRCGGIFGGFMITSSSSSSSSSSYWISSSAEENSKAIRHLSHGRSKSWGWALASPMRAFGSKPSSSSSVKRDNSSNKNVTPNLAAIPSLLAVSG from the coding sequence ATGGTGATGGAGGTGGTGCATGAGGATATGGGGGAAGGCAGCATGCAATGCACCAACCATCCGTACAAAAACAGCACCTCCGGCGGGATCTGCGCCGCCTGCCTTCAAGAGAAGCTCGGGAAACTCGTCTCCTCTCCATTCCCTGTCGCCATTTTcccttcctcctcgtcctcatCCTCCTCTAGATCTGATTTCGCCGCCGGCGACCAGCCCCGCCAACTCGCCCCCTCCTCCGCCAAAGCTTCCGAGGATGGGAGCAGCGGCGAGTGCAACTATTACTCGAGGAGGTCAAGATTGCCCTTTGTTTTGACGCAGAAGAAGAAGAGCAAGAAAGATGGAGGAGTGGCGGTGGGGGGATCGGATTCCGGCAGCATTGTTTTCAAGAGGAGCAAATCCACCGCAACTCCCAGAAGAGGTATGCATTTCTTGGATGAAAATTTCTCTGACGATTATAGCCCTCATAGGAGGGGTTTCTGGTCATTTCTTTACATGTCAAAGCATTCTAGTGTTAAAAAGAGTGAGAAAGATTCAAACTTTAGCACTGTTGGATCATCTTCTGTcaatggtggtggtggtgttggAAGTaatagtggtggtggtggtgggatTAGGCCTAGGGAGAAGAAAGGGGAGGATTTTGTGGTGGTGGATAAGAATGGAGCCCCTGATCAATCTGCATATGATGGGAAAGTGTCAAGATCCAGATCTGTTGGCTGTGGGAGTAGGAGTTTTTCTGGTGATTTCTTTGAGAGGATTTCGACCGGGTTTGGCGATTGTACCCTCCGCCGTGTTGAGTCACAGAGGGAAGGGAAGCCCAAGGCACAATCTGTGGATAGGATGAATGGCCAAGATTGCATCAAGGAGAGGGTCAGGTGTGGAGGGATCTTTGGTGGATTCATGATCACCTCGTCCTCctcttcgtcttcgtcttccTCGTATTGGATTTCATCCTCTGCAGAGGAGAATTCGAAGGCGATTAGGCATCTCTCCCATGGGAGGAGCAAGAGCTGGGGTTGGGCTCTTGCAAGTCCAATGAGGGCTTTTGGTAGcaagccttcttcttcttcttctgtcaAGAGGGATAATAGTAGTAACAAGAATGTGACACCTAATTTGGCTGCAATTCCTTCTTTACTGGCTGTGAGTGGCtga
- the LOC121793786 gene encoding dynein light chain LC6, flagellar outer arm-like — translation MSEDTKRNGTGAASPSVDDRKSSIGSNPSKKVIIKSADMKEDIQKEAIDIAIGAFEKFSVEKDVAEHIKKTFDKKYGPTWHCIVGKNFGSYVTHETHHFVYFYLDTKAVLLFKSG, via the exons ATGAGCGAAGACACCAAGAGGAACGGCACTGGAGCGGCGTCGCCCTCCGTCGACGATCGGAAGTCCTCAATCGGATCGAATCCCAGCAAGAAAGTCATCATCAAGAGCGCAGACATGAAGGAGGACATCCAGAAAGAAGCAATTGACATTGCAATTGGC GCGTTTGAGAAGTTTAGTGTAGAGAAGGATGTGGCGGAGCACATAAAGAAGACATTCGACAAAAAATACGGCCCAACTTGGCATTGCATCGTTGGCAAGAATTTCG GTTCTTATGTAACTCATGAGACGCATCACTTTGTCTACTTCTATTTGGACACCAAAGCTGTACTCCTCTTCAAATCTGGCTGA
- the LOC121793795 gene encoding dynein light chain LC6, flagellar outer arm-like, which produces MSEDTKRNGTGEAAPSVDDRKSSIGSNPSKKVVIKNADMKEDIQKEAIDVAIGAFEKFSVEKDVAEYIKKTFDKKYGPTWHCIVGKNYGSYVTHETNHFVYFYLDTKAVLLFKSG; this is translated from the exons ATGAGCGAAGACACCAAGAGGAACGGCACTGGAGAGGCGGCGCCCTCCGTCGACGATCGGAAGTCCTCAATCGGATCGAATCCCAGCAAGAAAGTCGTCATCAAGAACGCAGACATGAAGGAGGACATTCAGAAAGAAGCTATTGACGTTGCAATTGGC GCGTTTGAGAAGTTTAGTGTAGAGAAGGATGTGGCGGAGTACATAAAGAAGACGTTCGACAAAAAATACGGCCCAACTTGGCATTGCATCGTTGGCAAGAATTACG GTTCTTATGTAACTCATGAGACGAATCACTTTGTCTACTTCTATTTGGACACCAAAGCTGTACTCCTCTTCAAATCTGGCTGA